A window of the Eremothecium cymbalariae DBVPG#7215 chromosome 5, complete sequence genome harbors these coding sequences:
- the PEX2 gene encoding ubiquitin-protein ligase peroxin 2 (similar to Ashbya gossypii ABL094W) gives MSRVAQLDSLALDSELHQSIWAEFQSEFKPIKYVDEWQLLLHTLVYHVSTHASASGVSTYGSQLSGVTYRTRKSTLFLVTILIRYLHKKLSAYLLSEDTSMKWYKVFAKWYHCYDLVNFLSFLSKPMFLSPMHRLLNIKCFRALDDPNFYTSTVYSGLEFQNRQLMWNAILELLNGNFLNLSYFSKSKLIKNETPTQPNQCARCKELPSNPYVTSCCNAAYCYVCVLVNLDIKFCSNCGMKAAMTATPLYKPLTGSAKIAESL, from the coding sequence ATGTCCCGTGTTGCACAGCTGGATTCACTGGCTTTAGATTCAGAGTTACATCAGAGTATATGGGCGGAATTCCAATCAGAGTTTAAACCAATCAAATATGTTGATGAATGGCAGTTACTACTTCACACACTAGTCTACCATGTTTCAACACACGCTAGTGCTTCCGGTGTAAGCACTTATGGTTCACAGTTAAGTGGCGTAACGTACCGTACAAGAAAATCTACACTATTCCTAGTCACTATACTTATACGATATCTGCATAAGAAATTGTCAGCATATTTGCTTAGCGAGGATACATCAATGAAATGGTATAAAGTGTTTGCCAAATGGTATCATTGTTACGATTTGGTAAATTTCCTGAGCTTTCTATCCAAGCCCATGTTTCTTTCACCAATGCATAGGTTGTTGAACATAAAATGTTTCAGGGCGCTTGATGACCCCAATTTTTATACATCCACAGTATACTCTGGATTAGAGTTCCAAAATAGACAATTGATGTGGAATGCTATCCTTGAACTACTAAATGGTAACTTTCTCAATTTGAGCTACTTCTCTAAAAGCAAActcattaaaaatgaaacacCAACCCAGCCAAACCAATGTGCTAGATGCAAGGAACTCCCCTCAAATCCATATGTAACATCCTGCTGTAATGCAGCATATTGCTATGTTTGTGTGCTGGTAAATTTGGATATCAAATTCTGTAGTAATTGTGGCATGAAAGCTGCGATGACAGCAACACCCCTTTATAAACCTTTAACTGGCAGCGCTAAGATAGCAGAGagtttataa